A stretch of Candidatus Sulfotelmatobacter sp. DNA encodes these proteins:
- a CDS encoding ABC transporter permease, which translates to MTLGIGAYVREALAVLAANRVRTLLTALGLVIGVTAVIAIQVLGAGMASAVGGILGGMSEHSFFVIANVQQSDFTRAAIRLSDLQRLHTAVPNVVDAIPAPGGTRVRVAYGHVTPRLTFGPIADERFASSTPVRYGRKIDADDVAAARHVCVLSDEAYTKLGIDGDPTGTSLRIGDYRYAIVGVLGKSTRGVLPAIADAQVAIPYTTYEREYARGRPIVVFSVLLDDPSQVEKTEGAVMDWLHALKGGRVRYQTFDRKTFGKAIDNIFTLVTVVIALIGAVSLLVAGIGVLNIMLVSVAERTREIGLRKAIGATRFQVLLQFFIESLALSSFGCLVGLLLGLGIGALVDGLAIVKLSGVVPPIPWLLCLAITAGFAVLVTLAFGTYPAWRAANLDPIEALRYE; encoded by the coding sequence GTGACGCTCGGCATCGGCGCGTACGTGCGCGAAGCGCTCGCGGTCCTGGCCGCGAACCGCGTCCGCACGCTCTTGACGGCGCTGGGGTTGGTGATCGGGGTGACGGCGGTCATCGCGATCCAAGTGCTCGGCGCGGGGATGGCCAGCGCCGTCGGCGGGATCCTGGGCGGGATGAGCGAGCACTCGTTCTTCGTCATCGCGAACGTGCAGCAGTCCGACTTCACCCGCGCTGCGATTCGGCTGAGCGATCTCCAACGACTGCACACGGCGGTGCCGAACGTCGTCGACGCGATTCCGGCTCCCGGCGGCACGCGCGTGCGTGTCGCGTACGGACACGTCACACCGCGGCTGACCTTCGGCCCGATCGCCGACGAGCGCTTCGCCAGCTCGACGCCGGTGCGCTACGGGCGCAAGATCGACGCCGACGACGTCGCCGCGGCGCGCCACGTCTGCGTGCTTTCCGACGAGGCGTACACCAAGCTCGGCATCGACGGCGATCCGACCGGAACCTCGCTACGGATCGGTGACTACCGCTACGCGATCGTCGGCGTGCTCGGCAAGTCGACGCGCGGCGTCTTGCCGGCGATCGCCGACGCGCAGGTCGCCATCCCGTACACGACCTACGAGCGGGAGTACGCGCGCGGTCGGCCGATCGTCGTCTTCTCGGTCTTGCTCGACGACCCGAGTCAGGTCGAGAAGACGGAAGGCGCGGTCATGGATTGGCTGCACGCCCTCAAAGGCGGCCGCGTGCGTTACCAAACGTTCGACCGCAAGACGTTCGGGAAGGCGATCGACAACATCTTCACCCTCGTGACGGTCGTCATCGCGTTGATCGGCGCCGTCTCGCTGCTCGTCGCCGGGATCGGCGTGCTCAACATCATGCTGGTCAGCGTCGCCGAGCGCACGCGCGAGATCGGCCTGCGCAAGGCGATCGGCGCCACGCGGTTCCAGGTGCTGCTGCAATTCTTCATCGAGTCGTTGGCGCTCTCGAGCTTCGGCTGCCTGGTGGGGCTGCTGCTCGGCCTCGGGATCGGCGCGCTCGTCGACGGACTGGCGATCGTGAAGCTCTCCGGGGTCGTGCCGCCGATCCCGTGGCTGCTGTGTCTGGCCATCACGGCCGGCTTCGCCGTGCTCGTCACGCTGGCGTTCGGAACCTATCCGGCCTGGCGGGCGGCGAACTTGGACCCGATCGAGGCGCTGCGCTATGAGTGA
- a CDS encoding ABC transporter permease, with product MTRVLAYLQEAFAAIWRNRTRSILTLLGMIIGTSSIITVLGISHAASGGIGSTLNSFGDQGISIAPDPGQDDPRAAAIQYRDVRAVADATPGLIDEVEPNYVRNLTLRSNGVTVTTFVGEGSGFYRDHVLLAEGRRLTRDDVLSGAHVCLLTQPLARQFYGDASALGQVVSLGGTRCTVIGVYAELKGGLFNSIGGNQFLELPYTVFHEIAPGPTDGLVAYTAPGVTVGQLSDAVNPVLRSLHGPHAEYTYTDTTAQISAFGAVINVIAVALTGIGGVALLVAGIGIMNIMLVSVTERTREIGLRKAIGATFTDIALQFLLEAVLLSLLGGGIGTLIGFAVTLAAYSSVTALVGPAPIPYLLIISIAVGFSVSVGCIFGSWPAIRAARLDPIVALRS from the coding sequence GTGACCCGCGTCCTCGCCTACCTGCAAGAAGCCTTCGCCGCGATCTGGCGCAACCGGACACGCTCGATCCTCACGCTGCTCGGGATGATCATCGGGACGTCCTCGATCATCACGGTGCTCGGCATCAGCCACGCGGCCTCGGGCGGGATCGGCTCGACGCTGAACTCGTTCGGCGACCAGGGCATCTCGATCGCGCCGGATCCCGGCCAAGACGATCCGCGCGCCGCGGCGATCCAGTACCGCGACGTGCGCGCCGTCGCGGACGCGACACCGGGCTTGATCGACGAGGTCGAGCCGAACTACGTGCGCAACCTGACGCTGCGCTCGAACGGTGTCACGGTGACGACCTTCGTCGGCGAAGGGAGCGGCTTCTACCGCGACCACGTGCTGCTCGCCGAGGGCCGGCGGTTGACGCGCGACGACGTGCTGAGCGGAGCGCACGTGTGCCTGCTCACCCAACCGCTGGCGCGCCAGTTCTACGGTGACGCCTCGGCCCTCGGCCAGGTCGTCTCGCTCGGCGGCACGCGCTGCACCGTGATCGGCGTCTACGCCGAGCTCAAGGGGGGCCTGTTCAACTCGATCGGCGGCAATCAGTTCCTCGAGCTCCCGTACACCGTCTTCCACGAGATCGCGCCCGGCCCGACCGACGGTCTGGTCGCGTACACCGCTCCCGGCGTCACCGTCGGGCAGCTCTCGGACGCGGTGAACCCCGTGCTGCGCTCGCTGCACGGGCCGCACGCCGAGTACACGTATACGGACACGACCGCGCAGATCAGCGCCTTCGGCGCGGTCATCAACGTCATCGCCGTCGCGCTGACGGGGATCGGCGGGGTCGCGCTGCTCGTCGCCGGGATCGGGATCATGAACATCATGCTCGTCTCGGTGACCGAACGCACCCGTGAGATCGGGCTGCGCAAAGCGATCGGCGCGACGTTCACCGACATCGCGTTGCAATTTCTGCTCGAAGCGGTGCTGCTCTCGCTCCTGGGCGGCGGGATCGGGACGCTGATCGGCTTCGCGGTGACGCTGGCCGCCTATTCGTCGGTCACCGCGCTCGTCGGCCCGGCGCCGATTCCGTACCTGCTGATCATCTCGATCGCCGTCGGCTTCTCCGTCTCCGTCGGCTGCATCTTCGGGAGCTGGCCGGCGATCCGCGCCGCGCGGCTCGATCCGATCGTGGCGCTGCGCTCGTGA
- a CDS encoding trypsin-like peptidase domain-containing protein has translation MKSRSVFGTAVVGLIGAIIGSFSMMLFASTHFAGVAGPGNTPPSVSAAPLPAAAGTTDQDRIINAVRRVEPSVVALEVVVNGTQVVPLDPFAQLFGQQGPTQERHVRERASGSGFVYSKDGLILTNAHVVPKGTSSITVVFRNGDKVKGHLYSSNPAADLALVKVDNYAKLPPPVAFANSARVAAGQWAIAIGEPLELQDSVTVGVVSGFNRDEPIQGEDGTLHLFKGLLQTSAPINPGNSGGPLVDYDGRVIGVNQSTASPGSAQGIGFAIPADTVSQTAVALLKNPGKTIDANGTGTGKGFLGVGDVTITGNVRTQLGGYADQGGVAVAQVVSGSPADSAGIEPGDVIQAINGKAVNTPQDLAGTIGAMKPGTKVTLRVWSQGVKKNVEVTLAEQPVTQYLQNQQQQQSP, from the coding sequence GTGAAGTCTCGTAGCGTTTTCGGGACGGCCGTTGTCGGGCTGATCGGCGCGATCATCGGGAGCTTCTCGATGATGCTCTTCGCGAGCACCCATTTCGCAGGAGTCGCCGGGCCCGGAAACACGCCTCCGTCCGTCAGCGCGGCGCCGCTCCCCGCGGCCGCCGGCACGACCGACCAAGACCGCATCATCAACGCCGTCCGCCGGGTCGAACCCTCGGTGGTCGCCCTCGAAGTCGTCGTCAACGGAACGCAGGTCGTCCCGCTCGACCCCTTCGCCCAGCTCTTCGGCCAGCAAGGCCCGACTCAAGAGCGCCACGTCCGCGAGCGCGCATCGGGCTCGGGCTTCGTCTATTCGAAGGACGGCCTGATCCTGACCAACGCGCACGTGGTCCCCAAGGGCACCAGCTCGATCACCGTCGTGTTCCGTAACGGCGACAAGGTCAAGGGCCACCTCTACTCGTCAAACCCCGCGGCCGACCTTGCGCTGGTGAAGGTCGACAACTACGCCAAGCTGCCGCCTCCCGTCGCTTTCGCCAACAGCGCGCGCGTCGCGGCCGGTCAGTGGGCGATCGCCATCGGCGAGCCGCTCGAGCTCCAGGACTCGGTGACGGTGGGCGTCGTCTCGGGCTTCAACCGCGACGAGCCGATTCAAGGCGAGGACGGCACGCTGCACCTCTTCAAGGGGCTGCTGCAGACCTCGGCACCGATCAACCCTGGCAACTCCGGTGGCCCGCTGGTCGACTACGACGGCCGCGTCATCGGCGTCAACCAGTCGACCGCCAGCCCGGGCTCGGCACAAGGAATCGGTTTCGCGATTCCGGCGGACACCGTCTCGCAGACGGCCGTCGCGCTTCTCAAGAACCCCGGTAAGACGATCGACGCGAACGGCACGGGGACCGGCAAGGGCTTCCTCGGCGTCGGGGACGTCACCATCACCGGCAACGTGCGCACCCAGCTCGGCGGCTACGCCGACCAGGGTGGTGTGGCGGTCGCCCAGGTGGTCAGCGGCTCGCCGGCCGACAGCGCCGGAATCGAGCCGGGCGACGTGATCCAAGCGATCAACGGCAAGGCCGTCAACACGCCGCAGGACCTGGCCGGCACCATCGGCGCGATGAAGCCGGGGACCAAGGTCACCCTGCGCGTCTGGTCGCAGGGCGTCAAGAAGAACGTGGAGGTTACCCTGGCCGAGCAACCGGTCACCCAGTACCTTCAGAACCAGCAGCAACAGCAGAGCCCCTAG
- a CDS encoding ABC transporter ATP-binding protein, translating into MSEAHDARPVIAVEQVTKIYRLGTVEVPALRGVSFTIAPGEYVAIMGPSGSGKSTLMNLLGCLDRPTTGRYLLDGVDVSALSDDELAHIRLRKLGFIFQGFNLLARTNALRNVALPLFYAGLGTRERNARAAAQLTAVGLGDRMGHAPAELSGGQQQRVAIARALVNDPAVLLADEPTGNLDSQTSEEIMALFGDLNAAGRTIIMVTHDEDVARHAKRIIRVRDGRIVGDEAAGTDPK; encoded by the coding sequence ATGAGTGAAGCGCACGACGCACGGCCGGTGATCGCCGTCGAGCAGGTCACCAAGATCTACCGGCTCGGGACGGTGGAGGTGCCGGCGCTGCGCGGCGTCTCGTTCACGATCGCACCGGGCGAGTACGTCGCGATCATGGGGCCGTCGGGCTCGGGCAAGTCGACGCTGATGAACCTGCTGGGGTGTCTCGACCGTCCGACGACGGGGCGCTATCTGCTCGACGGGGTCGACGTCTCGGCGCTGAGCGACGACGAGCTCGCGCACATCCGCCTGCGCAAGCTCGGCTTCATCTTCCAGGGCTTCAACCTGCTGGCGCGCACCAACGCGCTGCGCAACGTCGCGCTGCCGCTGTTCTACGCCGGTTTGGGCACGCGCGAGCGCAACGCGCGGGCCGCGGCACAGTTGACGGCGGTCGGCCTGGGCGATCGCATGGGACACGCGCCCGCCGAGCTCTCCGGCGGGCAGCAGCAACGGGTCGCGATCGCCCGCGCGCTGGTCAACGACCCAGCCGTCCTACTGGCCGACGAGCCGACCGGTAACCTGGACTCGCAGACGAGCGAGGAGATCATGGCCCTGTTCGGGGACTTGAACGCGGCCGGCCGGACGATCATCATGGTGACCCATGACGAAGACGTCGCTCGCCACGCCAAGCGGATCATCCGGGTCCGGGACGGCCGGATAGTCGGCGACGAAGCGGCTGGAACCGATCCAAAATGA
- a CDS encoding HlyD family efflux transporter periplasmic adaptor subunit, with product MSTHLSTSARVSHRRRNLVIVVGALVLLIAIAVLARPRHGGRTVETVTLAPSSFEVKLPETGVVQRPRTDVLAALVAGNLERIAVKPGQHVAAGTLLASIANPQLVNAEQDAHDAYLSALGHARSTSSTSAALPAQNRSAVVQAEANLEQARFNLSQAVQDARSGTQSGLGYGGQSAAAQRAQADAQVENALTDLREQQRLADADRDLYAQKALSKDALDQQSAKAAEAQVTYNQQKSLRDETYAQLARQTPVLSDRVRAARDAVTQAQAALSAAQADAAEDKSGDVQAADADAAQRLADWRYAADQVARLRIVAPFAGTVQSVATESNDTLRPLQTGDPVTVGQAIVTLAGDEGFIVRARVDEQDIAGVRLGQLALISGEDLGTTTLPGHVATIGAVAQKSDDPANTARQIVTTIALDRTTPYLRDGMSVDVDIVTDRRAHALVVPNSALRHDAGGATYVLVVRGGTAQRRSVRVGPTNDVATVLLAGVRAGDVVVTSPDTTIVAGLAVVPTSAPKASPSPKP from the coding sequence GTGAGCACCCACCTCTCCACGTCCGCGCGCGTCTCGCACCGCCGCCGCAATCTGGTCATCGTGGTGGGCGCGCTCGTGCTCCTGATCGCGATCGCCGTCCTGGCGCGGCCGCGGCACGGCGGCCGGACGGTCGAGACCGTCACCCTCGCGCCGAGCAGCTTCGAGGTCAAGCTGCCGGAGACGGGCGTCGTGCAACGCCCGCGCACCGACGTCCTGGCCGCGCTCGTCGCCGGCAACCTCGAACGCATCGCCGTCAAGCCCGGTCAGCACGTCGCGGCGGGGACGTTGCTCGCCTCGATCGCGAACCCGCAACTCGTCAACGCCGAGCAGGACGCGCACGACGCCTACCTCTCGGCGCTGGGTCACGCCCGCAGCACCTCGTCGACCAGCGCGGCGTTGCCGGCACAGAACCGTTCGGCCGTCGTGCAGGCGGAGGCCAACCTCGAGCAGGCGCGCTTCAACCTCAGCCAAGCCGTGCAGGACGCGCGCTCGGGCACCCAGTCGGGGCTGGGATACGGCGGCCAGTCGGCGGCGGCGCAGCGCGCGCAAGCCGACGCGCAGGTCGAGAACGCCCTCACCGATCTGCGCGAGCAGCAGCGGCTGGCCGACGCCGACCGCGATCTCTACGCGCAGAAGGCGCTCTCGAAGGACGCGCTCGACCAGCAGTCGGCGAAGGCGGCCGAAGCGCAGGTCACTTACAACCAGCAAAAGAGCTTGCGCGACGAGACCTACGCGCAGCTCGCGCGCCAGACGCCGGTGCTCTCCGATCGCGTCCGCGCGGCGCGTGACGCCGTTACGCAAGCGCAAGCGGCGCTCAGCGCCGCCCAGGCCGATGCCGCGGAAGACAAGAGCGGCGACGTTCAGGCCGCCGACGCCGACGCGGCGCAGCGGCTCGCCGACTGGCGCTATGCCGCCGACCAGGTCGCTCGGCTGCGCATCGTCGCGCCGTTCGCCGGCACCGTGCAGAGCGTCGCGACCGAAAGCAACGACACGCTGCGGCCGCTGCAGACCGGCGATCCGGTGACCGTCGGACAGGCGATCGTCACCCTGGCCGGCGACGAGGGTTTCATCGTCCGCGCCCGCGTCGACGAGCAGGACATCGCCGGCGTTCGGCTCGGCCAACTGGCGTTGATCTCGGGTGAAGACCTGGGCACGACGACGCTGCCGGGCCACGTGGCGACGATCGGCGCCGTCGCGCAGAAGAGCGACGATCCCGCGAACACCGCGCGCCAGATCGTCACCACCATCGCACTCGACCGCACCACGCCGTACTTGCGCGACGGCATGAGCGTCGACGTCGACATCGTCACCGATCGTCGCGCGCACGCGCTCGTAGTCCCGAACAGCGCTCTGCGCCACGACGCCGGCGGGGCGACCTACGTGCTCGTCGTACGCGGCGGTACGGCGCAACGGCGTTCGGTGCGCGTCGGCCCGACCAACGACGTCGCAACCGTTCTGCTGGCCGGCGTGCGCGCCGGCGACGTGGTCGTCACCAGTCCCGACACGACCATCGTCGCCGGGCTCGCCGTCGTCCCGACCAGTGCGCCCAAGGCGTCCCCCTCGCCCAAACCGTGA